The following nucleotide sequence is from Streptomyces sp. NBC_00239.
GGAATGTCCTTGAAGAGGACCTCCATGTCGGCGGCCGAGTCGATGGCCACACCGCAGTGGCCGACCTCGCCGAGGGCGCGCGGGTCGTCGGAGTCGCGGCCCATCAGGGTCGGCATGTCGAAGGCCACGGACAGGCCGCCGCCGCCGGCCGCCAGGATCATCTTGTAGCGCTCGTTGGTCTGCTCGGCGTTGCCGAAGCCGGCGAACTGGCGGATGGTCCAGGTCCGGCCGCGGTAGCCGGTGGGGTGCAGGCCGCGGGTGAAGGGGTACTCCCCCGGCCAGCCGATGCGCTCGAAGCCCTCGTAGGCGTCGCCGGGCCGCGGCCCGTAGACCGGCTCGACGGAATCGCCGGAGAGGGTGGAGAAGTCGGCGTCCCGCTTGCGGGCCCGGTCGTAACGGGCCTGCCAGCGAAGGCGGCCCTGCTCGATGGCGTCAGCGTCCATGCCCACGAATTTACTAGGACGTCCTACTAAATGTCGATGGCAAACCCCGGGGAGATGCCCCCGGGGTGGCCGCGGATCAGGCCTTCGCGGTCGCCAGACCGTCGCTGACCAGCGGCTCGATCTCGGCGCGTACGTTCTTCTCGACGAAGAAGGCGGCGAGCGGGATGGTGCCGCTGACCATGACCCAGAGCATCCTGCCGAACGGCCACTTCGCCTTGGAGCTGAGGTCGAAGGCGAAGACCAGGTAGATCATGAAGAGCACGCCGTGGACCTGGGAGACCACGAAGGTCAGGTCGGCGCCCTTGTCGAAGCCGTACTTGAAAATCATGCACGTGCACAGCACGAGCAGCATGATCGCGGTGGCGAAGGCCATCACCCGGTACCTGGTCAGCACGCTCTTCTTCATGTCCACGAGCGTAGCCGTCCGTTTTGGCCGATCTTGACGGGGGGCTACTCGTCGAAATCGTCGGCGGCGACCCGCAGCGGGCGCAGCAGGGCGAAGATCTCGGCGCACTCCTCCGCGTCGTACGCGCCGAGGCCGAAGTCCATGGCCATCAGGTCCTTGGTGGCCGCCTCGACCACCTCGCGGCCCTTCTCGGTGATCGACGCGAGGGTGCCCCGGCCGTCGTTGGGGTTCGGCCGCCGGGCCACCAGGCCGGACTTCACCAGCCGGTCGACCGTGTTCGTCACCGAGGTCGGGTGCACCATCAGCCGCTCGCCGATCTTCGACATGGGCAGCTCGCCGGCCTTGGAGAAGGTGAGCAGCACCAGCGCCTCGTAGCGGGCGAAGGTCAGCCCGTACGGCTTGACGACGGCGTCTACCTCGGCGAGGAGGATCTGGTGGGCCCGCATGATCGACGTGATCGCGGCCATCGCGGGCACGGGGCCCCAGCGGCGCTGCCACAGCTCGTCGGCGCGGGCGATGGGGTCGAAGGGAAGACTGAGCGGCTTGGGCACCGCACGACCCTACCGCCCGGTCATTTCGCGTTCAGCCCCGTCTCGCCTTTCGGTCCCCGCCGTTGGCCGTCGGGCCGGTCGTCCCGATGTCCGTCCCCGTGTCCGTCGCGGGGGTCGTCGCGGCGGGCGCCGGTGGCCCGGAGTTCGCCGAGGAGCACCAGGACGCAGAGCGTGCCGAGTACGGCGGCGCCGACGACCACCAGGTGGACGGGCACCAGCTCGGCCGCCAGCCCGGCCAGCGCCATGCCGGCGCCCTGGAGCGTCATCAGGCCGGTGCTCAGCAGGGTCATGGCCCGGCCGCGCAGCTCCTCGGGGACGGCGTCCACCCACCACCGGTCGAGGCCGATCGTGTAGGCGTGCGCGAGCCCCGCGAGCAGCAGGACCGCTGCGAGCGGCGCGGCGGCGGGCCGCAGCGCGTACGCGAGCAGCGGCAGCAGGCTGACCGCGGCGAGGGGAACGACGAGCCGGGAGCGGGCGGCCGGGCCGAGCGCCGAGCCGGCCCACAGCTCGCCGGCGATGGTGCCGACGGGCAGCGCGCACATCAGCAGGCCGAGCGTGGCGGTGCCCGCGCCGATGTCGTGGACGTACGGGGCCATCAGCGCCTCGGGGGCCACCACGAACACCGGGGGCAGCCAGCACATGAGGGTCAGCGCGCGCAGCCGGCGGTCGCCGAACACGGCCCGCAGGCCGGCGAGCGGGCCGCTGCGGGGGCCGCCGGCGGCGCGGGCGGGCCGGTTCGCGGTGCCCAGGCGCAGCAGGAGCGCCGAGCCGAGGAAGGTGCCGGCGGTGAGCGCGAGCGCGCCGCGCGGCGGGACCGCCACGAGCAGCAGTCCGCCCAGCCCGAACCCGATGAGCTGGGCGGACTGGGCGACCATCCGCAGCAGCGAGCGGCCGAGTACGAAGCGGTCGCCGTCGCCGAGTATGTCGGCGAGGGAGGCGTTGCGGGTGCCCTGGAAGAGCGGGGCGACGAACGCCATGGCGCAGCGCAGCACGAGCAGGCCCGCGACGGGGGTGGCGGGCAGCACCATCAGGGCGGCGCACCCTGCGCACACGAGGTCGCAGGCGACCAGGACCCGGCGGGCGGGGTACCGGTCCGCGACGCCGGCGAGCAGGGTGCCGCCGAGGAGGTACGGGAGGAAGCCGAGCGCGAAGGTGAGGGCGCTCATCAGGGGGGATCCGGTGAGCCGGTAGACGAGGACGGTGAGGGAGATCTCGGCGATGACCAGCCCCAGCACGGAGGCGAGGTGCGCGGCGAACACCGGGCGGAATTCCCGGACCCGGAACGCGGAGCGGTAACCGGCGGTGGGTGCGTTGACGGACATCCCCCGAGCCTGCCCACCCACCCCCACCCAACCGATAGATTCGCCCCACCCCGAATCCACCCCGCCGCTACCCCCGCGGCCCACCAGAATCCAGCCTCGCCGAATGGGGTTGCCGCCAGCGGCAAGGCTGCGGGTTGCCGCCCAGCGGGCGGCGGGGGTGGAGCGGGTTGGGTTGGGTGACGAGGAGGTGCGGCGGTGTTTCATCTGCGGTTCGGGGAGGCGGACCTGCTGCGCTGCCGGTTCGCCGTGTCTCCCCGATGGGAGACCCAGGAAGCCGTACGCACCCTGCAACGCCCGGAACGCCTCGCCTACCACCTGCCCTGGCTCCGCCGGGCCCGCGAGGCCGCCGCGCCCCTGGACCTGCGCCCCCTGTGGCTGCTGATGCCCCAGCGCGGGCACACCCCGGACTTCCTCGGGCCGCCCCCGATCGGCCCGGCCGCCTCCTTCGACCAGGAGCTCGCCCGCATCCGCGCGGCCGCCGCCGACCCGGCGGCGGTCCGCGACGACCTCGCCCGCTCGCTCGCCTGCACGCCCGGCGCCCTGGAGTCCCCGCAGGGCCGGGAGCTGCTGGACGATCCGGTCCGCGCGGTGGAACGGCTCGCGGACCTGACCGAACAGGCCTGGCACGCCCTGGTGGAGCCGTACTGGCCCCGGCTGCGGGCGCTGCTGGAGGCCGACATCGTCTTCCACGCCCGGCGGCTGGCCACCTCGGGTCTGGCGGGGCTGTTCGCCGGGCTCCACCCCGACCTGCACTGGGACGAGGCAAGCAGCACGCTCACCCTGGACCGGGTCACCCATCACGACCGGGACCTCGGCGGGCAGGGCCTGGTCCTGATGCCGAGCGCCTTCGTCTGGCCGGAGGTGGCGGGCGGCTTCGACCCGCCGTGGCAGCCGACCGTGGCGTACCCGGCCCGCGGGATCGGCGCGCTGTGGACCGAGCCGCGCGAGCGGACGCCCGAGGCGTTGGCCCGGCTGTTCGGGCGGGCCCGGGCGGACGTGCTGTGCGCGCTCGCCGAGCCCGCGTCGACGACGGCGCTCGCGCGGCGGCTCGGGCTGGCGCCGTCGTCGGTCTCGGCGCACCTGAAGGCGTTGGCGGGTGCCGGACTGCTGCTCGCGCACCGGCACGGCCGTCAGGTCCTGTACGAGCGCACCCCCTTGGGCATCGCCCTGGCCACGCCCCCCTCCCCAGGCCCCGACCCCACCGGCTGAGCCCGGCCCCCTCGCCGACGCGCGGGGGGCAAACCGCTGCCCCGGCGGCAACTCCCAGGGGCAGGGGCGGGAAGTCGGGGTGGGCGGTGTCGTGGCCTGCGGCTACGTGTCCGTTATGTCACGATGACCCGGTCCGCTTCCCGCCCAGCCATCCCGAGGGGCCCCGGATGTCCGGCCACCGAAGCCACCGACACGTCACCCTCCCCCTCAGCCTCGCTCTGCTGATGGCGCCGGTCACGGCCGCCTGTTCGGGGTCCGCGGAGCCGCCGCCGCGGGCCGCCGAGCCCGGCGC
It contains:
- a CDS encoding DUF3817 domain-containing protein encodes the protein MKKSVLTRYRVMAFATAIMLLVLCTCMIFKYGFDKGADLTFVVSQVHGVLFMIYLVFAFDLSSKAKWPFGRMLWVMVSGTIPLAAFFVEKNVRAEIEPLVSDGLATAKA
- a CDS encoding MarR family winged helix-turn-helix transcriptional regulator translates to MPKPLSLPFDPIARADELWQRRWGPVPAMAAITSIMRAHQILLAEVDAVVKPYGLTFARYEALVLLTFSKAGELPMSKIGERLMVHPTSVTNTVDRLVKSGLVARRPNPNDGRGTLASITEKGREVVEAATKDLMAMDFGLGAYDAEECAEIFALLRPLRVAADDFDE
- a CDS encoding MFS transporter, with translation MSVNAPTAGYRSAFRVREFRPVFAAHLASVLGLVIAEISLTVLVYRLTGSPLMSALTFALGFLPYLLGGTLLAGVADRYPARRVLVACDLVCAGCAALMVLPATPVAGLLVLRCAMAFVAPLFQGTRNASLADILGDGDRFVLGRSLLRMVAQSAQLIGFGLGGLLLVAVPPRGALALTAGTFLGSALLLRLGTANRPARAAGGPRSGPLAGLRAVFGDRRLRALTLMCWLPPVFVVAPEALMAPYVHDIGAGTATLGLLMCALPVGTIAGELWAGSALGPAARSRLVVPLAAVSLLPLLAYALRPAAAPLAAVLLLAGLAHAYTIGLDRWWVDAVPEELRGRAMTLLSTGLMTLQGAGMALAGLAAELVPVHLVVVGAAVLGTLCVLVLLGELRATGARRDDPRDGHGDGHRDDRPDGQRRGPKGETGLNAK
- a CDS encoding ArsR/SmtB family transcription factor, yielding MFHLRFGEADLLRCRFAVSPRWETQEAVRTLQRPERLAYHLPWLRRAREAAAPLDLRPLWLLMPQRGHTPDFLGPPPIGPAASFDQELARIRAAAADPAAVRDDLARSLACTPGALESPQGRELLDDPVRAVERLADLTEQAWHALVEPYWPRLRALLEADIVFHARRLATSGLAGLFAGLHPDLHWDEASSTLTLDRVTHHDRDLGGQGLVLMPSAFVWPEVAGGFDPPWQPTVAYPARGIGALWTEPRERTPEALARLFGRARADVLCALAEPASTTALARRLGLAPSSVSAHLKALAGAGLLLAHRHGRQVLYERTPLGIALATPPSPGPDPTG